The Kroppenstedtia pulmonis genome has a segment encoding these proteins:
- the mgtE gene encoding magnesium transporter: protein MANKRFDLEQIQIALQKREKKYLRPWIEELQPYDLGQIFFKLNGIYKTHFVNMLEPENIAELLEELETEEQQEVLSKLGPEKTSKVLNRMSSDEVADLMGGLEEHSVQSLLKGMERDEADKVLTLLHYPEDTAGGKMTLEYVSVYDFYTVEEVIQYLRREAPTAETVYYVYVIDADDKLVGVVSLRELLIAQPHTPIPEIMYERIISVPAEMDQEEVAKIMERYNFLAIPVIDEEHHLLGIITVDDVIDVLIEEAQEDISKLSAVGQTEMDVLTHPFSSARRRIPWLVLLLFIGMFTASILGSFERTIEQVTALTLFMPMIAGMTGNTGTQSLALVIRGLSSGQLTRDKYWQILKQEGIVGIIIGTVCSLLIIGMVTFWKGDVFLGLVVGASLWFTLLLGTLAGTLIPLTLDLLKVDPTVASGPLITTLNDVFSLLIYFGFATLFIQHLL from the coding sequence ATGGCCAATAAACGTTTTGACCTGGAACAAATCCAAATCGCTTTGCAAAAAAGAGAAAAAAAATATCTTCGACCTTGGATCGAAGAGCTCCAGCCCTATGATCTCGGACAAATCTTTTTTAAGTTAAACGGAATTTATAAAACCCATTTCGTCAACATGCTGGAGCCGGAAAATATTGCTGAACTGTTGGAAGAACTGGAAACGGAAGAACAACAGGAAGTGTTGTCCAAACTGGGCCCGGAGAAGACCTCCAAGGTTTTAAACCGGATGTCATCAGATGAAGTGGCGGATCTCATGGGGGGATTGGAGGAGCACAGTGTACAATCCCTCTTGAAAGGCATGGAACGGGACGAAGCGGATAAAGTTCTTACACTCCTCCATTACCCGGAAGACACTGCCGGGGGGAAAATGACCCTGGAGTATGTCAGTGTATACGACTTTTACACGGTGGAAGAGGTTATTCAGTATTTGCGAAGAGAAGCACCGACGGCAGAAACGGTTTACTATGTTTATGTAATTGATGCAGATGACAAACTGGTGGGAGTGGTTTCTCTCAGAGAGCTGCTGATTGCCCAGCCTCATACACCCATTCCGGAAATCATGTATGAACGGATTATTTCCGTTCCGGCGGAAATGGATCAAGAGGAAGTCGCTAAAATAATGGAACGATATAACTTCCTGGCCATTCCCGTCATTGATGAAGAACATCATCTTTTAGGGATTATCACCGTGGATGATGTAATCGATGTCTTAATTGAAGAGGCTCAGGAAGATATTTCTAAATTATCCGCCGTCGGGCAGACGGAAATGGATGTATTAACTCACCCGTTTTCATCTGCGCGGCGTCGTATACCTTGGTTGGTTCTCCTCCTTTTTATCGGGATGTTCACTGCCAGTATACTGGGATCATTTGAACGGACGATCGAACAGGTGACAGCCCTTACTTTGTTCATGCCGATGATCGCCGGAATGACAGGTAATACAGGAACACAATCCCTCGCCTTGGTCATTCGGGGACTCTCTTCAGGACAGTTAACACGGGATAAGTATTGGCAGATTCTGAAACAAGAAGGCATCGTGGGAATTATTATCGGGACCGTTTGCAGTCTCCTGATTATTGGGATGGTCACCTTTTGGAAGGGAGACGTTTTTTTAGGGTTAGTTGTCGGAGCCTCACTGTGGTTTACTCTTCTCTTGGGAACCCTGGCGGGAACCCTGATTCCTCTTACACTGGACTTGTTGAAAGTGGATCCCACTGTCGCTTCCGGCCCTTTAATCACAACATTGAATGATGTTTTTTCCCTTCTCATCTATTTTGGTTTTGCAACCCTTTTTATCCAACACCTCTTATAA
- a CDS encoding sulfotransferase family protein has protein sequence MSRSKAVCILGMHRSGTSVMSRAVNLLGADLGNKAELLPPGKANPKGFWEHTGIIKLNHRMLRTFGRSWDSTVPLPDRWWESSRTQPIRKELKRLIQRDFERKRLWAWKDPRTCLVIPLWQSVLREMNTDLIYVIMVRNPLDVAASLYKRNGFTLKKSLNIWAHYTLSALYWTSGAKRVIVHYDQLISDWESQLKRVSSTLDIPWPKRENQLKRSMESFLDPKLQHNKSTLKELDIKGISNPVKMIYRLCLQGGDTRSNLEGRKMKEQVKHLYKHFHRLSRMTQQPKALIAKKNHNP, from the coding sequence TTGAGTCGATCAAAAGCTGTCTGTATCTTGGGCATGCATCGCAGTGGAACCTCTGTGATGAGTCGAGCTGTAAATCTGTTGGGTGCCGATTTAGGCAACAAAGCCGAATTATTGCCTCCGGGAAAAGCGAACCCCAAGGGATTTTGGGAGCATACCGGAATCATCAAGTTGAATCATCGTATGCTACGCACTTTTGGCCGATCCTGGGACTCAACGGTTCCGCTTCCGGATCGTTGGTGGGAATCTTCCCGAACTCAACCGATTCGTAAGGAGTTAAAGAGGTTGATACAGCGGGATTTTGAAAGGAAACGGCTTTGGGCATGGAAAGACCCCAGAACTTGTCTGGTGATCCCTTTGTGGCAGTCGGTTCTTCGAGAAATGAATACCGACCTGATATATGTGATTATGGTGCGAAATCCATTGGATGTGGCTGCTTCACTGTATAAAAGAAATGGATTTACCTTAAAAAAATCCCTTAATATTTGGGCACACTACACACTTTCTGCTTTATATTGGACATCAGGTGCCAAAAGAGTGATTGTACATTATGATCAACTGATCAGTGATTGGGAAAGCCAGCTGAAACGGGTATCCAGCACCTTGGATATTCCCTGGCCCAAAAGGGAGAATCAATTGAAACGATCGATGGAATCTTTTCTGGATCCTAAGCTTCAACATAACAAATCCACCTTGAAAGAATTGGATATCAAAGGGATATCCAACCCGGTAAAAATGATTTATCGATTGTGTCTGCAAGGTGGAGATACAAGGTCCAATCTGGAAGGAAGAAAAATGAAGGAACAAGTGAAGCACTTGTATAAACACTTTCACAGATTGTCCAGGATGACCCAACAGCCAAAGGCTTTAATTGCCAAGAAGAACCACAATCCCTGA
- a CDS encoding PHP domain-containing protein → MHILNDLQPENFDLHIHTTASDGIYTPSEIVKKAKSVGLTTIAITDHDTLAGVEEAQHAGEQVGLQVWAGVEISTRYKGISVDILGYNMSDCLTLHQQLSTFRDARYSRALGIIQKCMDLGMPLTMDDVLEFSGTGVITRPHIAKALAQKGYVPDVQSAFDHYLGEGKPANVNKKELTPEEGIQWIQQTGGQAVLAHPVYIGNDEIVRELVQLGMNGIEVWHRSHTSLDSKRYLSIADEYQLKVTGGSDFHTDEHNLGCFGAPTQ, encoded by the coding sequence ATGCATATTTTAAATGACTTGCAGCCGGAAAATTTCGATTTGCATATTCATACGACTGCCTCTGATGGCATTTATACACCCTCAGAAATAGTTAAAAAAGCTAAATCCGTCGGCCTTACCACCATTGCCATTACCGACCATGACACACTGGCAGGGGTTGAGGAAGCCCAACACGCTGGTGAACAAGTCGGGCTCCAGGTATGGGCAGGTGTCGAGATCAGTACGCGATACAAAGGAATCAGTGTGGACATATTAGGCTACAACATGTCGGACTGTCTGACATTACACCAACAATTATCAACTTTTCGGGACGCTCGATACTCCCGGGCTCTGGGCATTATTCAAAAGTGTATGGACCTGGGAATGCCCCTGACAATGGATGATGTACTGGAGTTTAGCGGAACCGGTGTCATTACCCGACCCCATATTGCCAAAGCCCTCGCCCAAAAAGGCTATGTACCCGATGTGCAAAGTGCATTTGATCACTATCTGGGAGAGGGAAAACCAGCAAACGTAAACAAGAAAGAGCTGACACCGGAAGAAGGAATACAATGGATTCAACAGACAGGTGGACAGGCTGTTCTGGCCCACCCTGTCTATATCGGTAATGATGAGATCGTCCGGGAGCTGGTGCAACTTGGAATGAATGGAATCGAGGTTTGGCACCGAAGTCATACTTCCCTGGACAGCAAACGATACTTAAGTATCGCAGATGAATATCAACTGAAGGTAACAGGCGGGTCTGACTTTCACACAGATGAACACAACCTGGGATGTTTCGGTGCTCCCACTCAATGA
- a CDS encoding LCP family protein: MDNSPGLSRSNRLKKTKKKKPWLWITFSFLLIGAVSSSYFFYQVWGAMDQSFDPLEREKSSKRNQVVTMDEPFTILLVGADGTDDNWRSDTLIFAAINPEKKSAKLFSIPRDTYTEMANSNGVKTKINAAPYYGIKAGLDPETNMVETVEEFLNVPVDYFIKANFKGFIEIVDALGGVDVEVPFDFNMRLFNKWYTFNKGPAHLDGHEALAYVRMRKSDPRGDAGRNDRQQEVLQNLMSQAVNLNSVTKLDEIMQAVGNNVGHNLQIKEMYQLQATYRSIPKNNIETLHDRGYDSNQENARGIWYHYISDEERLRLSLIFRKQLDLPLKTLDDRDYQGEIPDEEESQTDHETQP; encoded by the coding sequence ATGGACAATTCTCCCGGCCTCTCCCGTTCGAATCGACTGAAGAAAACAAAGAAAAAAAAACCATGGTTATGGATTACCTTTTCTTTTCTCCTTATCGGAGCGGTCTCATCCAGTTATTTCTTTTATCAAGTATGGGGAGCCATGGATCAATCCTTTGATCCATTGGAACGTGAAAAATCCAGTAAACGGAATCAAGTGGTTACCATGGACGAACCCTTTACCATTTTATTGGTTGGAGCAGACGGAACAGATGACAATTGGCGATCCGATACCCTGATATTTGCCGCTATCAATCCGGAAAAAAAATCTGCCAAGTTGTTCAGCATTCCCCGGGACACCTATACGGAAATGGCCAACTCCAACGGAGTAAAAACCAAGATTAACGCCGCCCCCTATTATGGGATCAAGGCCGGTTTGGACCCGGAGACCAATATGGTGGAAACAGTGGAAGAGTTTTTGAACGTTCCGGTGGATTACTTCATTAAGGCCAATTTCAAAGGATTTATAGAAATCGTCGATGCACTGGGTGGAGTAGATGTAGAGGTTCCTTTCGATTTTAACATGCGTTTGTTCAACAAATGGTACACCTTTAATAAAGGACCGGCTCACTTAGACGGTCATGAGGCCCTTGCCTATGTCCGGATGAGAAAATCAGACCCCCGAGGGGATGCCGGCCGCAACGACCGGCAACAGGAAGTTTTGCAAAACCTGATGAGCCAAGCAGTAAACCTTAACTCCGTGACTAAGCTGGATGAAATCATGCAAGCCGTCGGCAATAATGTCGGTCACAATCTACAAATCAAAGAAATGTATCAATTACAGGCAACCTATCGCAGCATCCCTAAAAATAATATTGAAACCTTGCACGACCGCGGCTATGATTCCAACCAGGAAAACGCACGAGGAATATGGTATCATTACATTTCTGATGAAGAACGATTGCGGCTTAGCCTTATTTTTCGCAAGCAATTGGATCTTCCTTTGAAAACCCTGGATGACCGTGATTACCAGGGAGAGATACCCGATGAAGAGGAATCTCAGACGGATCATGAAACACAACCGTAA
- a CDS encoding sulfotransferase domain-containing protein yields the protein MTLPDFIIAGAQKCGTTSLYQYLTQNRNIVPAKKKEVHFFDIHYPRGLSWYKEKFPLNQRRKNRGFITGEASPYYLFHPHAAERAAQTLPQAKIIILLRNPVDRAFSHYHHQIRHGKETLSFEEAVHQEESRLHMERRKMLRDKSYNSNNYWRYSYLARGVYADQLKRWMTHFPSHQIMVIRSEDFYKNTNKILKKLTHFLGIPPHTPKQSKPYKSGSYEPMNPKTRQSLIQYFRPHNARLYKLLGRNMNWDQ from the coding sequence GTGACACTGCCGGATTTTATCATTGCCGGAGCACAAAAGTGCGGCACAACATCCCTGTATCAATATTTAACCCAAAATCGGAATATCGTTCCTGCCAAGAAAAAAGAAGTCCACTTTTTCGATATTCATTATCCTCGGGGACTTTCCTGGTATAAGGAAAAGTTTCCACTTAATCAGAGACGAAAAAACCGGGGATTTATCACAGGGGAAGCCAGCCCCTATTATTTGTTTCACCCTCACGCAGCTGAACGGGCAGCTCAGACCCTTCCCCAGGCTAAAATCATCATTCTTCTTCGAAATCCGGTTGACCGTGCTTTTTCTCACTATCATCATCAAATCCGTCATGGAAAAGAAACTCTTTCCTTTGAAGAAGCGGTTCATCAGGAAGAATCCCGGCTCCATATGGAACGGCGTAAAATGCTTCGTGATAAAAGCTACAACAGTAACAACTACTGGCGGTACTCTTACCTGGCACGAGGTGTATATGCAGATCAGCTGAAACGATGGATGACTCATTTTCCTTCCCATCAGATCATGGTGATCCGGAGTGAGGATTTTTACAAAAACACCAACAAAATATTGAAGAAGCTAACACATTTTCTGGGTATCCCACCTCATACGCCAAAACAGTCAAAACCCTATAAGTCAGGAAGCTATGAACCCATGAATCCAAAGACACGACAAAGCTTGATTCAATATTTTCGTCCCCACAACGCCCGTCTTTACAAGTTGCTGGGAAGAAACATGAATTGGGATCAATGA
- a CDS encoding CgeB family protein, whose translation MRLMYVSSGNTSLSHLDPNIMTSFRQISQKMPHFQVQFFQPDRESTRELMEKIRTFQPHVVLVFRASLSPETVYQLRKQGIPVGLWEVDDPYNIRNHERKVRPYQFMITQDAGCVTRYRQLGKPCIHLPLAVNPQKYKPMKVSEEYQSDICFVGSALPIRIRTFDHLAPYLMKKKTIIVGQWWERLKNYSQLKPYILNQTVPPVEAAKYYNGAKIVLNIHRSKNDIKQNPLQLPAYTPNNRTFDIAACRSFQLVTNRRDLQRYFELDKEIVAYRGLNDLKQKIEYYLKHDSERERIADMAYRRTMQEHTYNVRCRTLIRKLHSRLFKAGQGKIANR comes from the coding sequence ATGCGTTTAATGTATGTTTCCTCCGGAAATACTTCTCTTTCCCATCTAGATCCCAACATTATGACATCGTTTCGGCAGATCAGCCAAAAAATGCCTCATTTCCAAGTACAGTTTTTTCAACCGGATCGGGAATCCACCCGTGAATTGATGGAAAAAATCCGGACTTTTCAACCTCATGTTGTACTTGTATTCAGAGCCTCCTTATCACCAGAAACCGTATACCAACTAAGAAAACAGGGAATTCCTGTCGGACTGTGGGAGGTGGATGATCCCTACAATATTCGCAATCATGAGCGTAAGGTTCGGCCTTACCAGTTTATGATTACCCAGGATGCAGGGTGTGTAACTCGATATCGCCAACTGGGAAAACCTTGTATTCATCTTCCCCTCGCCGTTAATCCGCAAAAGTACAAACCCATGAAGGTGTCAGAAGAGTATCAATCCGACATTTGCTTTGTGGGGAGTGCTTTACCGATACGGATCCGTACTTTTGATCATTTGGCCCCCTATTTAATGAAGAAAAAAACAATCATTGTGGGTCAATGGTGGGAACGACTGAAGAACTATTCCCAATTGAAGCCTTACATCCTCAATCAGACTGTACCTCCCGTAGAGGCTGCGAAGTATTACAACGGAGCCAAGATTGTTCTTAACATCCACCGTTCCAAAAATGATATTAAGCAAAATCCTTTGCAATTGCCAGCTTATACACCGAACAACCGCACCTTTGATATTGCTGCATGCCGATCATTTCAACTGGTCACCAACCGTCGGGATCTGCAACGGTATTTTGAATTGGATAAAGAAATAGTGGCTTACCGGGGTCTGAATGATCTGAAACAAAAGATTGAATATTATTTGAAGCATGATTCGGAACGGGAGCGGATTGCAGACATGGCTTATCGTCGTACGATGCAAGAGCATACCTATAATGTCCGTTGCCGTACTTTGATTCGTAAGTTGCACAGTCGCCTTTTCAAAGCCGGACAAGGGAAAATTGCCAACCGATAA
- a CDS encoding CgeB family protein, producing MMRLLYVSSGKRTLSDLNPNMIGAFRLLTRKVKGFRFESFLRLHESGEELNRKLRLFKPDVILVFGHDNHPVLPQLRGSGAPIGLWVVNDPYSLDNYRRKVPSYDFIITQDSGSIPFYQKMAKPCIHLPLAVNTTIYRPRSVPDSYASDVCFIGNGWPSRIRFFNRLSSYLQDKKFILIGAKWEKLNDYDRMKAGIINRTVSPQEAARYYNGAKVVLNIHRSPNDINKNPLRLPACTPNNRTFDIAACRAFQLLDQRRDLNRLYDPGREMVSFVNLKDLVEKMDYYLQHQTEREKIAARAYRRTIQDHTYMKRLLVLLQRLPGVIRKTGRRDYLLKEG from the coding sequence ATGATGCGCCTATTGTATGTTTCCTCCGGAAAAAGAACATTATCCGATCTAAATCCGAATATGATAGGGGCTTTTCGCCTCTTAACGCGGAAAGTAAAGGGGTTTCGATTTGAATCTTTTCTGCGTTTACACGAATCGGGAGAAGAACTTAATCGTAAGCTGAGACTTTTTAAACCGGATGTAATTCTTGTTTTCGGACACGACAACCACCCGGTTCTTCCCCAACTAAGGGGAAGCGGTGCTCCAATAGGACTCTGGGTGGTCAATGACCCCTACAGTCTGGATAATTATCGCCGGAAAGTACCTTCTTATGATTTTATCATTACTCAGGATTCAGGGAGCATTCCCTTTTATCAAAAAATGGCAAAACCTTGTATTCATCTTCCTTTGGCAGTAAATACAACCATCTACCGGCCCCGATCCGTACCGGACTCTTATGCATCGGATGTTTGTTTTATCGGTAACGGATGGCCGTCCCGGATCCGTTTTTTTAATCGGCTGTCTTCTTACCTGCAGGATAAGAAGTTTATTTTGATTGGTGCAAAATGGGAAAAGCTGAATGATTATGATCGAATGAAAGCAGGAATTATCAATCGGACTGTTTCTCCCCAAGAAGCTGCCCGTTATTATAACGGAGCCAAAGTGGTTTTGAATATTCATCGTTCACCCAATGATATAAACAAAAACCCTCTTCGTCTTCCCGCTTGCACCCCTAATAACCGTACCTTTGATATTGCAGCATGCAGGGCGTTTCAGCTTTTGGATCAGCGGCGGGATCTCAACCGGTTGTACGATCCCGGACGAGAGATGGTTTCTTTTGTCAATCTGAAGGATTTAGTGGAGAAGATGGATTATTACCTTCAACATCAAACCGAACGGGAAAAAATTGCTGCCAGAGCATATCGCCGCACGATTCAGGATCATACCTATATGAAGAGACTTCTGGTGCTTCTACAACGATTACCGGGAGTTATACGAAAAACCGGGAGAAGGGATTATTTGCTTAAGGAGGGTTGA
- a CDS encoding glycosyltransferase family protein, whose amino-acid sequence MKDQKLDKQKILFVTCVNDESLYDICVKHIKNLSVPENVKVEFLPVREARSLAEGYNSALNHDAKYKVYLHQDVFILNTNFIHEVMEVFQNNPRLGLFGVAGTRSLPNNGVWWEAKDQDLIGKVIGFVKDTYVMLRLQECEKEYEPVESLDGLIMVTQYDIPWRSDLFKGFHFYDASQSAEFLERGYDVGVVRQREPWCLHYHKNHFDQTEYRLNQKQFLRHYLKRNITDERELDFVVSPMYY is encoded by the coding sequence GTGAAGGATCAGAAGTTGGATAAACAAAAGATTCTTTTTGTGACATGTGTCAACGATGAGTCCTTGTATGACATCTGTGTCAAGCATATTAAAAATTTGTCCGTACCGGAAAACGTAAAGGTGGAGTTTTTGCCTGTAAGGGAAGCGAGAAGCTTGGCGGAGGGTTATAACTCGGCTTTAAACCATGATGCCAAGTACAAGGTATACCTCCACCAAGATGTTTTCATCCTGAATACAAATTTTATTCATGAAGTGATGGAAGTGTTTCAAAACAATCCCCGTTTGGGTTTGTTCGGAGTGGCGGGAACCCGTTCGTTGCCGAATAATGGTGTTTGGTGGGAAGCGAAGGACCAGGATCTCATCGGAAAAGTGATTGGCTTTGTCAAGGATACCTATGTGATGCTACGGCTGCAAGAGTGTGAAAAGGAGTATGAACCGGTAGAATCCCTGGACGGATTGATCATGGTTACCCAATATGATATTCCATGGCGCTCGGATTTATTTAAAGGCTTTCACTTTTATGATGCTTCCCAGTCAGCCGAGTTTTTAGAGCGAGGTTATGATGTGGGAGTAGTCAGACAACGGGAGCCTTGGTGTCTTCATTACCATAAAAATCATTTCGATCAGACGGAATACCGGCTAAACCAGAAACAGTTTCTCCGCCACTATCTAAAACGTAATATCACGGATGAAAGGGAGCTGGATTTTGTGGTTTCTCCCATGTATTACTGA
- a CDS encoding class I SAM-dependent methyltransferase yields the protein MYERKPKGYFAGSNPHILKKIRITASTVLEVGCAQGNLGAAIRARGAEVSGIELFPAAAEKAKDKLNHVLCGDIEALSLPYEKNYFDYIVFGDVLEHLKDPWAVLRKVKPFLKSNGVILACIPNVGHISILMGLLQGNWTYTKSGLLDQTHFRFFTLKEIFRLFQSQGYEIEEVEKLALIPPGTKGLIDALNDIQIRFKLDYPELKQELSTFHYVVTARPTEEAD from the coding sequence ATGTATGAGAGGAAACCCAAAGGCTACTTTGCCGGCAGTAACCCTCATATTTTGAAAAAAATCAGAATAACTGCTTCAACTGTGTTGGAAGTAGGGTGTGCCCAAGGCAATCTGGGGGCTGCTATACGGGCGAGGGGAGCAGAAGTGAGTGGGATTGAACTTTTTCCCGCTGCCGCCGAGAAAGCCAAGGATAAACTAAATCATGTCTTGTGTGGGGATATTGAAGCTTTGTCATTGCCTTATGAGAAAAATTACTTCGACTATATCGTCTTCGGAGATGTTTTGGAACATTTGAAAGACCCATGGGCTGTATTGAGAAAAGTGAAGCCCTTTCTTAAAAGTAACGGAGTGATTCTCGCCTGTATCCCCAATGTGGGGCATATTTCCATATTGATGGGATTGTTGCAAGGAAATTGGACCTACACAAAGTCTGGCTTGCTGGATCAGACTCATTTTCGCTTCTTTACTTTAAAAGAGATTTTTCGCTTGTTTCAATCCCAAGGATATGAGATTGAGGAAGTGGAGAAACTGGCGTTGATTCCTCCTGGTACTAAAGGACTGATTGACGCATTGAATGATATTCAGATCCGATTCAAATTGGATTACCCGGAGCTAAAACAAGAACTCAGCACCTTTCATTATGTGGTTACAGCCAGACCGACCGAGGAGGCGGATTAA
- a CDS encoding hemolysin family protein, with protein sequence MDSFIEIIVNLFVVILLVFLNGFFVASEFAIVKVRATRIAQLSAEGHRQAKAAQKVIAKMDAYLSATQLGITLASLGLGWIGEPAIARLIVEPILNALPLEIPQWLVSTFSFTIAFAIITFMHIVLGEMAPKSLAIRRSEGTTLWTATPLDWFYKLFYPVITLLNGAANMILRWVGVGEMIPEHQQAHTEEEIRMMVAQSHKSGIIDQTELSLFDNIFEFTDRVAREVMVPRVDMVCLYTDDDIERSIETIKQDRHTRFPLCREDKDDIVGIVHIRHIYEKMLDGGKPELTQLVRPAVLVPETMEIKDVLRMLQKNRSEMAIVVDEYGGTAGLVTTEDIIEEIVGEIQDEFDDEKPFFQPSGQETSIDARLLIEEVNDYFSTDIEDPDNDTIGGWVFSQLQEVPEVGDEVFYDNLKFTVQEIDQRSVSRLLVRKNEQPKDDREDNPKSVETES encoded by the coding sequence TTGGACAGTTTTATAGAGATCATCGTGAATCTCTTTGTGGTGATCCTTCTTGTTTTTCTTAATGGCTTCTTTGTTGCCTCGGAGTTTGCCATTGTCAAAGTGCGAGCCACACGAATTGCACAGCTGTCGGCAGAAGGACACCGCCAAGCCAAGGCAGCACAAAAAGTGATCGCAAAAATGGATGCCTATCTTTCTGCAACCCAGCTCGGTATTACCTTGGCGTCACTGGGTCTGGGTTGGATTGGAGAGCCTGCCATTGCCCGTCTGATCGTAGAGCCGATCTTGAATGCGCTTCCCTTGGAGATACCACAGTGGTTGGTATCCACTTTTTCTTTTACCATCGCCTTTGCAATTATTACCTTCATGCATATCGTACTGGGTGAAATGGCTCCCAAGTCCTTGGCAATCCGGCGTTCGGAAGGAACAACCCTTTGGACGGCCACCCCCTTGGACTGGTTCTATAAATTGTTTTATCCTGTCATTACACTCTTAAACGGTGCAGCGAATATGATTCTTCGATGGGTAGGTGTCGGGGAGATGATCCCTGAACATCAACAAGCCCATACGGAAGAGGAAATTCGTATGATGGTGGCCCAGAGCCATAAAAGCGGCATCATCGATCAAACAGAGTTATCTCTGTTCGACAACATCTTTGAATTTACGGATCGTGTAGCCCGAGAAGTGATGGTTCCCAGGGTTGATATGGTCTGTCTGTATACTGATGATGATATTGAAAGAAGCATAGAAACCATCAAGCAGGATCGTCACACCCGCTTTCCCCTTTGTCGGGAAGACAAAGACGATATCGTGGGGATTGTTCACATCCGCCATATTTATGAGAAGATGTTGGACGGAGGAAAACCGGAATTGACTCAGTTGGTTCGACCTGCTGTTTTGGTTCCTGAAACGATGGAGATCAAGGACGTCCTGCGTATGTTGCAAAAAAACCGCTCAGAAATGGCCATTGTCGTAGATGAATACGGCGGAACCGCCGGTCTGGTTACGACTGAGGATATTATCGAAGAAATTGTTGGAGAGATCCAGGATGAATTTGATGATGAAAAGCCTTTTTTCCAGCCCTCCGGTCAGGAAACATCCATCGATGCCAGACTGTTGATCGAAGAAGTCAACGATTACTTCTCCACGGATATTGAGGATCCGGACAATGACACCATCGGGGGTTGGGTATTTTCTCAACTTCAGGAAGTACCGGAAGTTGGCGATGAAGTGTTTTATGATAACTTGAAGTTTACAGTTCAGGAGATTGACCAACGCAGTGTCAGCCGGTTACTGGTACGAAAAAACGAACAGCCGAAGGATGACCGGGAAGACAACCCAAAATCGGTTGAAACAGAGTCATAG